Genomic DNA from Parambassis ranga chromosome 5, fParRan2.1, whole genome shotgun sequence:
CTCGAGAGAGCACGAGGACTTTTTAACCAGGgggcagaaagaagagaagagccgccaagaatcacttctggaatcattcaaaaggcaaaataaactTCCAGCAGACAACGTAAAAGCCAAAGGGATTACAGAGAAGTTGCTCAACTTCATCGTACTTGATGACCAACCCTTATCAGTGGTGGAAAACGAGGGGTTTCGCAGCCTGATTGAACACTTGCAGCCCAGGTATAGTTTACCGTCCAGGAGATATTTGTCAGAGACGGCGCTACCTGAACTGTACAACAGAGTGTCAACCAAGTTAGCCGATAAGCTAAAAGGAGTTCCAGCCCTGAGCTTTACCACAGATATTTGGACTTCAGATGTCTGCCCAATGTCACTGATAAGTCTCACAGTGCATTGGGTTGATTCAGATACACatagaatttaaataaatatccatTTAAACCCTTAAAGttgcatatttgttttcagGATGGGATTTCTGCCGTTTTCTAACCTCATACTTAGCTCAAGTTGCTTTTTGGAGAGAAGTTTATTACAGCCTCGTAAAAtcaacaataatgataataatcataGTGATATAAAAGCAAATAGAGCTATGGTATCGGAATACtatcggtatcggcagatatccAAATTCAGGTATCGGAATCGGATCGAAAGTGAAAAAATGTGgatcggtgcatccctagtcTTTACATTATAAAAGTGACCTTTTTTATTGTATAACAGCCATTAAATTAGTCTCTACTTTGAGTCACAGGTGACTGAAagcaagcaaaaacaaaaagagcaacaataaaaaaacaaagtctttAAACACATCAGTGTATTCAAAATACTATTAACAACAGTAGAACCTGGATCTTGatcatatttacacattttttaaatgaagaaaaaacaacatataaaataaaaaattcatgaatgaaatgaataaaaacaaagcttCGGTAAAAAATGTTCTGGGTGGTGAGGAGTGAACATCTTTCATTAAACTCCACAAGTTCATATGAATTTTGAAGCTCAAACATATAAAAGCCTTTCGGTTGATCTCCCGCACCTCCCCCCTCATCACTGGATGGAGGACAGAAGGACAGCACCATCAAAGTCCCTCACCTTGGGTGTCCTCTACTTACCGCCCTTCAACGGTTTGACAGTAGAGCTGGAGTTTGTGACAGAGTCTTGGTCTTTGTCTTTTAGTGTGATGGCGTCTGCGTCTTTGTCTTTTTCACGGCTGTTCTGGCTGTTCTGCCGGCTCTTCCTGGAGGAGTCCATCCCCGTGCCCTCAAACAAGCGAGCCATGAAGGCCAGCCCTTCCCGTCGGATGTAGGACTTTCCCGCAAAGAAGTAGAGCACCGGGTTGgcacagctgctgatgaaggCTATGGAGGAGGTGACGGCACGACTCCTTTGCCATATTTTTTCCAGCCTGGTCAGTGAAGAGTGGAAGAGAGCTTTAAATCAGTGACAAATTAGGGCTTTTTAATTATAGTTCTCTAAATAAGTAATCATAACTTACAGAATTTTTTTTGATGAATCATCTGGACAGAAAGCCCAcgccacctgcaggaaaaaATAAGTTTTTATTCCATTAATAGGCCTACATGTGAACATAATCAGCTATTAACATCAAGACTGAAAAAACAGGACAGGTGACACACCTGCACCATGTTGATGACATGGTAAGGCAGCCAAAAGAGGCAGAAGGTCAACACAATGGCCAGGATGAGCTTCTCGCTACGAATGCGACGCTGGAACTTTGTCTGCCGGATACGTCGCAAGATGCAAACGTAGCTGACTATGATGACCACGTAGGGAATCAAAAACCCCAGCACAAGCTCCAGCATGTAGTGCACCACCACCTGGGAGGAGAAGACAGACATGGAGTTGTGGCGATGTAAAAATTACttcttacttacttactatTACTTCCTGGACTTGATGGTACATTGCCTTACTAGCCCCTCTAGTGGTACTACATGAGGGCATGATTAGCAGCCCCCGTCAATGATCTTTATAAAAATTTGGATGCTTGATGGACATTATTCAGACTtaaactttgtgtttgttttcaacTCACATAGCTCCATAGATCATGGAATGCTTGGCAAATGATGAGAGGCCCTTTGGGCCTGACTTCTCTGAAGATAGCTGCAGTAACGGAGGCGACCATCACCAGGACCCACAGCACTACCAGCATTCGCCGCACAGTCCTGGGGCGGCTGATCACGCCGACACGCTGTGGCAACAGCACTGCCACCAGCCTGTAGATGCTCATCAGCATGATGATGTGGATGGAGGCATACATgttacacagacacaggtaGAAGAGGAGCTTACACATCACGTTCCCAAAGATCCAGTTCTTCTGAAGCAAGTAGGCAATGAAGAACGGGGTGAGAGCCATCAGAGAGCCATCTGCGATGGCTAGgttgaggatgaggagggtaGTGACTGACTGCTTTCGGGCTCGCGCCAGGATGCTCCAGATAACAAAGAGATTTCCAGGGAAGCCCAAGAGAAAGACGAGGCTGAGGATGAAGGCTCCCATTTTGGTGCCAGCCTGACTGTCGACGATGGTCTCATTTCCCACAGTGAGTGTGGAGGGTGTGgagtttccagaaaaaaaattgtTCTGGTCCATTTTGATCACCTGCCAATAAGAAGAAACAGAGGGTTACATCTGTAAACCTCCTTACAAACACAAAACCAGACAGGTTCCAAAACAAGTGTGTATAGTAGGTGAGATTTTCTGGTTGACAGAAAGCCGTGCCTCCATGTTTCATCGGGCACAGCATAACTTTGTATCCAGGAAAGCGTGGGAGTGTGGCGCAAGTGTAACAGGTTTTAACGGGGATCCTTAATTCCTCAACAACTAGACCAGACATGAGAGAGCGGCaacctgtgtgctgctgtcaggaTTTTAGCAGTAAGAtttatcttctctctctctctctctttaagcCTAAGGATCACTCCAAAGGGCTGACTGTATGGAAACACTTAGCTGTAACAGTAAATGACTAACTTTAGTcacaaagcaaaaaacaaatcagctcCTGCAGGCTACGTGTGCTGCAACCAcgtcataataataaaagaaatgtCATCACATGTCACTAAAGACACCTTGTAGTCCACTACAGAGGCAGAACCAGCCAAACGTATAAATGCATGTAAATACAGATTACAGATATAATAGAGGGACAGAATGATTCCATTCTTTCACTGCATGTTGAGATCATACAGCATGGCTCAGTGTTATGATGTGCAGTTGTGCAGTTGAAGAGGACACACATGAGGGGTTGGACCATAGAGGCGAGTGaggtattttatttatgtaactACAGTTtgagattttatttatttttaggtcaggaagtttatttataaagcacatttaacaTTATTTTGGACAGCAGggatctgaaaaaaaagaattcttaGATTAAAGTCAGAAGTCTGACTTAACAGCTGTTTGAATTTGAGGTTTAAAGTCAAAATATTAAGTTTAAAGTCTGACTGATTCAAAGTTTGACTTGAAACTCCACATTCTGATTTCAAACTGAGAattgttcatttaaaaatcaaaagtGAGGGTTTAAAATTCTGACCTACATTAAAAAAGTTTGACTTTAAACTCAGAAATTGAACTTTTAATTCAAAATGTGTTCTTTAAAATGAGAATTTTTACCtttaactacattttttttttggttcactGGCCCTGATCCTCTTTCCTGTTTTTCACTTCATCGTTCTTCGGGTTTTAAAAAGACGAAAGCATCGTGACCACATGGCAAGAGTACAGAAAGCCGGTCAAACCACATTGGCAGCGACATCAATAGagcaacacacactgaaactgcATTAGAAACTCTCAACAATGGCATTCTTTTTGTAACATAACCAGGCCCTTGATGTCATTGACAAATCCTTAGTTGCTCAACTGGAGGTGCTTGTAACAATGTAAAGACTATAAAACCTGACTGAAGGTGTGCGTTGTGTGCATTGTGACTCATACATAAAAGTTGCTGCTGTTCCACCTACAGAGAAGAAgcatacatacaaacactatacaacacacagaggaaatgtGCATGTGATGTGCTCAGATGGactaaataaatatgtaatagTGCTACAGCACCCTTTAAAACATGCAGAAAGAACTCTTCCTCCAGCAGTAGCAGCAGAACCTGCTTCCACTCATCTGTGTTGTAATCAGCGTTGTGTTGTGACAGAAAACGACACCACCtcatgacagacagaaaaatgagACTCACTCACCGACCATGaatcacagcacaggagagacggGCTGGAAAAGAGGCCTGGGTCTGCTGTGGATGTtaccttttcttcctccttcctcctctttctcactgTTTCTGCTCTTCACTTTCCCCCACACACATTCTCGCTCTTCATTGATCTGTCATGCTTGCTCTAACTTGTAGTGAGAGGAGAAGGTGTGTCCTCAGTTACCTGGCCTGCCTCTGCCCTGTGTCAACATCTTCACATGTCAAGCAAAGAATTCCTGCTTCCTGAGTGTTGCTGTAATGGGCCAGTTCACCCAAAAGCACACCTTTAAATCAACCTTACAGCATACATTTCAGTTATATCACATGTACACTCAAATATTGCTGAAAAAGTTCCCAAACATACCCCCACCATCCTGGGCTACAATTTTAAGTACTTAAACCATTGTTTAACACTGAGAATGtgcatacaaacatacaaaaaatgcTTAGATGTCACGCAACTTCTACTTATGGATAGAAAAAGGGCCTTATTTATGAATCTTAGTATTCAAATTTGTCAAAAGACAATTTTTTAGTATTATACAAAATCAGTGGAAATGAAAGGAAACAACAGTAACTAGCTAATAGGCTAGCTATACATACCTAGTTAGCTACTAGTATAGTGCAAAGtgttagggttaaaattccccttttttcttctgatcacctcccgagttggtttatgaggaaggaggggataaattctggtctggtcaagattacaatttattgaacaatgaggcagattctgagacacagagctctgggttg
This window encodes:
- the ltb4r2a gene encoding leukotriene B4 receptor 2a isoform X2, with protein sequence MFADLISSLQMRRSEVKQLIKVQEQTAIAQVIELQLQLVEEITKLKENDAELEQLAHVDDFIYLMQIFQSLSTSCDSPELTPGPLRSLSDVTDCVSELRDKIELVLKEIWPRITATVSYVDFSLPPAPNTREEFLCYYLPLTLDDTSNLPISLPDGQQLPDQAVLDHQSSSSIQVIKMDQNNFFSGNSTPSTLTVGNETIVDSQAGTKMGAFILSLVFLLGFPGNLFVIWSILARARKQSVTTLLILNLAIADGSLMALTPFFIAYLLQKNWIFGNVMCKLLFYLCLCNMYASIHIIMLMSIYRLVAVLLPQRVGVISRPRTVRRMLVVLWVLVMVASVTAAIFREVRPKGPLIICQAFHDLWSYVVVHYMLELVLGFLIPYVVIIVSYVCILRRIRQTKFQRRIRSEKLILAIVLTFCLFWLPYHVINMVQVAWAFCPDDSSKKILLEKIWQRSRAVTSSIAFISSCANPVLYFFAGKSYIRREGLAFMARLFEGTGMDSSRKSRQNSQNSREKDKDADAITLKDKDQDSVTNSSSTVKPLKGGK
- the ltb4r2a gene encoding leukotriene B4 receptor 2a isoform X5 — encoded protein: MDQNNFFSGNSTPSTLTVGNETIVDSQAGTKMGAFILSLVFLLGFPGNLFVIWSILARARKQSVTTLLILNLAIADGSLMALTPFFIAYLLQKNWIFGNVMCKLLFYLCLCNMYASIHIIMLMSIYRLVAVLLPQRVGVISRPRTVRRMLVVLWVLVMVASVTAAIFREVRPKGPLIICQAFHDLWSYVVVHYMLELVLGFLIPYVVIIVSYVCILRRIRQTKFQRRIRSEKLILAIVLTFCLFWLPYHVINMVQVAWAFCPDDSSKKILLEKIWQRSRAVTSSIAFISSCANPVLYFFAGKSYIRREGLAFMARLFEGTGMDSSRKSRQNSQNSREKDKDADAITLKDKDQDSVTNSSSTVKPLKGGK
- the ltb4r2a gene encoding leukotriene B4 receptor 2a isoform X1, which translates into the protein MFADLISSLQMRRSEVKQLIKVQEQTAIAQVIELQLQLVEEITKLKENDAELEQLAHVDDFIYLMQIFQSLSTSCDSPELTPGPLRSLSDVTDCVSELRDKIELVLKEIWPRITATVPYIDFSLPPAPNTREEFLCLSYVDFSLPPAPNTREEFLCYYLPLTLDDTSNLPISLPDGQQLPDQAVLDHQSSSSIQVIKMDQNNFFSGNSTPSTLTVGNETIVDSQAGTKMGAFILSLVFLLGFPGNLFVIWSILARARKQSVTTLLILNLAIADGSLMALTPFFIAYLLQKNWIFGNVMCKLLFYLCLCNMYASIHIIMLMSIYRLVAVLLPQRVGVISRPRTVRRMLVVLWVLVMVASVTAAIFREVRPKGPLIICQAFHDLWSYVVVHYMLELVLGFLIPYVVIIVSYVCILRRIRQTKFQRRIRSEKLILAIVLTFCLFWLPYHVINMVQVAWAFCPDDSSKKILLEKIWQRSRAVTSSIAFISSCANPVLYFFAGKSYIRREGLAFMARLFEGTGMDSSRKSRQNSQNSREKDKDADAITLKDKDQDSVTNSSSTVKPLKGGK
- the ltb4r2a gene encoding leukotriene B4 receptor 2a isoform X3 translates to MFADLISSLQMRRSEVKQLIKVQEQTAIAQVIELQLQLVEEITKLKENDAELEQLAHVDDFIYLMQIFQSLSTSCDSPELTPGPLRSLSDVTDCVSELRDKIELVLKEIWPRITATDYLPLTLDDTSNLPISLPDGQQLPDQAVLDHQSSSSIQVIKMDQNNFFSGNSTPSTLTVGNETIVDSQAGTKMGAFILSLVFLLGFPGNLFVIWSILARARKQSVTTLLILNLAIADGSLMALTPFFIAYLLQKNWIFGNVMCKLLFYLCLCNMYASIHIIMLMSIYRLVAVLLPQRVGVISRPRTVRRMLVVLWVLVMVASVTAAIFREVRPKGPLIICQAFHDLWSYVVVHYMLELVLGFLIPYVVIIVSYVCILRRIRQTKFQRRIRSEKLILAIVLTFCLFWLPYHVINMVQVAWAFCPDDSSKKILLEKIWQRSRAVTSSIAFISSCANPVLYFFAGKSYIRREGLAFMARLFEGTGMDSSRKSRQNSQNSREKDKDADAITLKDKDQDSVTNSSSTVKPLKGGK
- the ltb4r2a gene encoding leukotriene B4 receptor 2a isoform X4, producing MVIKMDQNNFFSGNSTPSTLTVGNETIVDSQAGTKMGAFILSLVFLLGFPGNLFVIWSILARARKQSVTTLLILNLAIADGSLMALTPFFIAYLLQKNWIFGNVMCKLLFYLCLCNMYASIHIIMLMSIYRLVAVLLPQRVGVISRPRTVRRMLVVLWVLVMVASVTAAIFREVRPKGPLIICQAFHDLWSYVVVHYMLELVLGFLIPYVVIIVSYVCILRRIRQTKFQRRIRSEKLILAIVLTFCLFWLPYHVINMVQVAWAFCPDDSSKKILLEKIWQRSRAVTSSIAFISSCANPVLYFFAGKSYIRREGLAFMARLFEGTGMDSSRKSRQNSQNSREKDKDADAITLKDKDQDSVTNSSSTVKPLKGGK